A single window of Deltaproteobacteria bacterium DNA harbors:
- a CDS encoding methyltransferase domain-containing protein, with protein MSFRENIKAFIPESILNVLRAIRNRLVKKHRAELAFFTRELKVLHGTFRNHHFERIMPAMAGESGDDFIEGKIVADFGCGPRGSLRWASKARLRIGIDVLADRFAEEFFENFVSHGMVYLTSTERVIPLPSNCVDILFTLNAMDHVDSFPDMCGEIIRVIKPGGEFIGSFNLEEFPTPTEPQRLSVRMIHEHLLDRLEVRSYRISGYGAGSCSPGFNRYAPFFDGTTIPYEPGQRGVLWVRARKPAS; from the coding sequence AAACCGTCTGGTCAAAAAGCATCGTGCGGAGCTAGCCTTTTTCACACGTGAGCTTAAAGTCCTTCATGGCACATTCAGAAATCATCATTTCGAGCGGATCATGCCGGCCATGGCCGGAGAGTCCGGCGATGATTTCATAGAGGGAAAGATCGTCGCGGATTTCGGTTGCGGTCCCAGGGGCAGCCTTCGGTGGGCGTCCAAAGCACGCCTGCGAATCGGAATCGATGTGTTGGCCGACCGGTTTGCCGAAGAGTTCTTCGAAAACTTCGTGTCTCATGGAATGGTCTATTTGACATCCACGGAAAGAGTCATTCCTTTGCCCTCGAATTGCGTGGATATCCTGTTCACGCTCAACGCCATGGACCACGTGGATTCCTTCCCCGACATGTGCGGGGAAATCATCCGGGTGATCAAACCCGGCGGTGAGTTCATCGGCAGCTTTAACCTCGAGGAGTTTCCCACGCCTACGGAACCGCAACGCCTCAGCGTACGCATGATCCATGAGCACTTGCTGGATCGACTGGAAGTCCGATCGTACCGGATATCGGGATACGGAGCCGGTTCATGTTCACCGGGTTTTAACCGATATGCGCCGTTTTTCGATGGAACGACGATACCCTATGAACCGGGTCAGAGAGGGGTGCTCTGGGTTCGGGCGAGGAAGCCGGCTTCATAG